The sequence below is a genomic window from Anopheles cruzii chromosome 3, idAnoCruzAS_RS32_06, whole genome shotgun sequence.
GTCCCAATAATGACACACTTTTGCGGACATTCTTCCCGCAGATCGGCCAATCGCTTGATAGAGATCTCGTTGCCCCATTTCTTCACCACACGTTCCGAAACGAGCGTCAGCATTTCGTCCAAGCGAGAAGCGTAAATAAAAGCAAACTGCTTGCTGAAGTCTTTTTTCCCCTGGAAGTGATACTTTTCCGATCGGTTCAAGTACGGCACCTTTAGCCGCTCAAAATTGGCCCCCGTAGGAGGGTTAGAAAAGTTGGTATCTTGCGGAAATAACATTTTCTCTTAACTCCAAAATTCTTTGaacgaaccaaaacaaacaactgtcaGTGAAGGAATTTAAGCGCGCACTTCTCAAGAAAAAGCAGGGTGATTCAAAACGACGCCGAGAATCTGTTCATACgtaatttgaatgaaatattgTGTAACCGTGCACCACAAACCATGCATTTTAGTCGAAAAGAACGCACGCAAACGGAATTTtatattaatttcattatAAACAGCTAATCTAGTCACTTTCTGAGCTGCTCGATTTTGTGGAACGACAAACGTCATTTTACCCAGCCTCGATGACAGAGCGATAAAACTGGGTTGAGTTGTAACTTGATTGTTTTGTAAAAACATCTGGTGTTAAATTTTACGTCTTGCTACGCGCAATGTAAGTAAATcttgtttaatttttccatCGCATGTTTGGGTCAATGGGCAAATATTTTTGGGAGTGGTCAACATTTTGTCTTTGCCTACGAAGCAGATAGCCGTTTATGGAATTGTCTCGGACGCAGTAACCTTGCGTAAGTGACTCATCCATTTCCACCATCACAGTCATCTGGAAATGAGGGTATCGGTAGCTCTGGACAATGAGACAAAGAGGGGGTAGCTTATTCTGTTGGGTTTGGTACAAGCACTCCTTGGCAAACCGCACCTGTACATTTAAAACCATTGTAAGAAATTAAGGCCGCTGAACTGTGTGATTTTAAATGTTATAATGTCCATTCGCAATGAAAAGATCTTTATGCACTTCATTTGGATCTTCCAACTATTCCAGAAATAACTTTATCATGTTTCCTTCTCTTACCACATCAAGTTTCAGCCTGCAATTCGGATCACCAGCACAGTCGTCTCTAAAGCCTCGaatagttttgtttgtgtgccaAAAACTCTCTAACCAACGAAAGGATGTCGTCGCGCAAGACTGCCGGACGTCGCAGTACGACGAAGAAGCGGGCCCAACGCGCCACCTCTAACGTGTTCGCCATGTTCGATAAGGCACAGATCGCCGAATTCAAAGAAGCGTTTAACATGATTGATCAAAACCGGGACGGGTTCATTGAGAAGGACGACCTGCACGATATGCTCGCTTCGCTGGGCAAAAACCCGACGGAAGACTTCCTGGATGGCATGATGAATGAAGCACCAGGACCGATCAACTTTACCATGTTTCTTACACTGTTCGGCGAGCGTCTTCAAGGTACGGATCCGGAGGAGGTAATCAAGAACGCATTCGGTTGTTTCGACGAGGAGAACAGTGGCGTTATGCATGAGGACAGATTGCGCGAGTTGTTGACCACCATGGGTGACCGTTTCTCGGACGAGGACGTGGACGAGATGTTCCGCGAAGCACCGATAAAGAACGGCTTGTTTGACTATATCGAATTTACCAGAATCCTGAAGCACGGTGCAAAGGACATGGACGAACAGTAACATCTTTACTTCCTTTTGATGCACGTCCTAAGCTTATTAAGTTATCAAGAAATTGAGGGCGACCGAATGAACCCCTGAATCGAAATTAAgttcaaacataaacaaatcacGAGAAGGATAATGGCCAAACTAAGAGGCCAGTTCATTGGAGGAGATAGCAATCACAAAAATGCCAGGTTGGTTTTGCAACACGGAGAGATCCGTGAATCTTGAAACAGTATACACGTATCGTAGCAGTATTAAAAAAGCATCTTCCATATTCCAATTGGTTTCCGGAGTTTTAAATATCAATTATCAGCTGCCGCGGTCGAATCAGCTACTTACGAAGGCAATAAGAATGGGTACTGGTTACGTTCGTCTTACATTTTCttaaagttattttttatttgaaacttATCTGCTTTTATCGACCTTTTTATATATTCTTTTTTCTATATATTTTATGCTATGTAAAATAAAAGTATCCAAACTTTTCAAAAAAGCATGCTTTTGTCCtacttttatgttttgtatgtTGTCTACCCTATACTTCCATCGGCCAAATTCGGCATTTTTCTAGGTCAGGTAATTTTACGGTTAATATTCTCCTTATTTGTTGTATTATTAACGAACCAGCAAACGAGCCGTTAAACAGCTTATCcgaacaaattgaaaatataatttattgGTAGTGTAGACTTTGCTCCTTGTTATCCGGCCGGTGAGCAATAAAATTCGAGCACTTTTGTCGAGCCCCGTTTTGCAATCTTTCGTCGCTCAAAACAATGTGCTCAATTGTGCTGGCCGCCCGCCCTTTGCTCGCAACCTCAATCCGATTATTCAGCTCCGCCATTGTGAAAAGCATGGAGAAACATGAAGTGGTTCCCGATGTAATTCCCGTGGCCCCGGCCGCTGTGGCCAAAGTCTCCTACCCCAGCGGAGCCGTCGTCGAAGAGGGTAACGTGTTAACACCGACGCAGGTTAAGGAAGGTAGAGTGGAATGCGGAGGCCGGCTCCCTCTACACACTCTGCATGACCGACCCGGATGCCCCGAGCCGCAAGGAGCCAAAGTTCCGCGAGTGGCACCATTGGCTGGTCGGCAACATTCCGGGCAACGACGTTGCCAAGGGCGAAACCCTTTCGGCGTACGTCGGAtcggggccgccgcccgacACCGGTCTTCATCGATACGTGTTTTTGGTGTACAAACAGAGCG
It includes:
- the LOC128273866 gene encoding myosin regulatory light chain sqh — protein: MSSRKTAGRRSTTKKRAQRATSNVFAMFDKAQIAEFKEAFNMIDQNRDGFIEKDDLHDMLASLGKNPTEDFLDGMMNEAPGPINFTMFLTLFGERLQGTDPEEVIKNAFGCFDEENSGVMHEDRLRELLTTMGDRFSDEDVDEMFREAPIKNGLFDYIEFTRILKHGAKDMDEQ
- the LOC128273865 gene encoding LOW QUALITY PROTEIN: protein D2-like (The sequence of the model RefSeq protein was modified relative to this genomic sequence to represent the inferred CDS: inserted 2 bases in 1 codon), whose protein sequence is MCSIVLAARPLLATSIRLFSSAIVKSMEKHEVVPDVIPVAPAAVAKVSYPSGAVVEEGNVLTPTQVKEXVEWNAEAGSLYTLCMTDPDAPSRKEPKFREWHHWLVGNIPGNDVAKGETLSAYVGSGPPPDTGLHRYVFLVYKQSGKLTFDELRLPNTSGDNRGGFAIRKFAEKYKLGNPVAGNLYQAEWDDYVPLLYKQLGG